DNA sequence from the Blastomonas fulva genome:
TTCGGGCCGGCTTTCCGTTCCGGCGAGCAGCGCCGATTCGATCTCCGCTTCGCGCGCGGCATCCTCGGCGGCCTTGTTGGCGGCGCTGCGTTCGGCGCGCAGCTCCTCGATCAGCGCCTCGCGGTCACCTCCCAGACGGGTGTCGGTCTGCACCTCTTCGGTGATCCCGGCCTTCTTGGCGGCCTTGGCGACGATCGCATCGAGCTCGCGCTGCGAGCACAGGCCCAGCGTCACCGGGTCCTTGGGCTGGATGTTCGAGATGTTCCAGTGGCTGCGGTCGCGGATCGCGGCGATGGTGTTGCGCGTGGTGCCGATCAGCTTGCCTACCTGTGCGTCCGAAATCTCGGGGTGGTTGCGCAGGATCCAGGCGATGCCATCGGGCTTGTCCTGGCGCTTGGAAACGGGCGTATAGCGCGGACCCTTGGTGCGGCGGACCTGCGCCGGGCCGACCTGGATCTTCAGGCGATACTCGGGATCGGCCTGGCCCTTTTCGATTTCGCTGAGCAGCAGTTCGCCCGCGCGCACCGGATCGCGACCGGTGTACTTCGAACTGGCGAGGTCATCGGCCATCGCCTGGACTTCCAGGATGTGCAGGCCGCAGAAATCGGCAATCTGTTCGAAGCTGAGGCCGGTATTGTCGACCATCCAGGATGCGGTGGCGTGCGGCATCAGCGGCTGGGGGTTGGCAGACATGCGCGTTTCTCCAAAAAATATGGCCACCCCTTGCGGGGTGGCCGTGTAACAGGCAGCGTATATGACAAAGCGCGGCGTGGAGCAAGCTGTACGCGCATGCGCAGGGCTGTTCCTGTCCCGTACCGACATAGGCGCTCGCTTCGTGCGCATAGAAATCGAAGGTTACCTGATCGTGCTGCCCGGCAGGATTGCGGGTTGTGGTCATGGCGCAAGACTAGCCGGTTCGATCGCGCCGTGCATCAGCCAAGCGCATCCCGCGCCGTGCGCTGCTTCACGCCAGCGGGTTCAGCGCCCGCGCGCGGCGGCGCTGTTCTGCGGCCTTTTCGGCCATGCCGCTGGCTTGGTAGATGTCGGCAGCGGCGGCGTGCAGATCGGGCGTGCGCCAGCGCGAGGCGAGCACCTGCTCGATCAGCGTGCGCGCCTGCACCACCTGTCCGTTGCCGAGCAATGCGCGGGCGAGCGCGATCTTGGCCTCGCCATACGGGCGCGCTTCATGGTTGCGCTGCGCCAATGTCAATGCACAGGCCCAATCCTGCCGCGCGATGCAATGGTCGATCGCATGGCCATAGGTCGCCTGCGGA
Encoded proteins:
- a CDS encoding DUF1013 domain-containing protein, whose product is MSANPQPLMPHATASWMVDNTGLSFEQIADFCGLHILEVQAMADDLASSKYTGRDPVRAGELLLSEIEKGQADPEYRLKIQVGPAQVRRTKGPRYTPVSKRQDKPDGIAWILRNHPEISDAQVGKLIGTTRNTIAAIRDRSHWNISNIQPKDPVTLGLCSQRELDAIVAKAAKKAGITEEVQTDTRLGGDREALIEELRAERSAANKAAEDAAREAEIESALLAGTESRPEGDHA